A DNA window from Castanea sativa cultivar Marrone di Chiusa Pesio chromosome 7, ASM4071231v1 contains the following coding sequences:
- the LOC142642742 gene encoding stress enhanced protein 1, chloroplastic-like — MALAQISSSLSLSVRDVYAFSSPKTSSATPRLPLSKLSPCGSVFATGSPLLIQRTCYQKQPAGKAMSFSIRCEQGTQDNSLDVWLGRFAMIGFAVAITVEITTGKGLLENFGLTSPLPTVALAVTALVGVLTAVFIFQSASKD; from the exons ATGGCCTTAGCTCAAATTTCCTCGTCTCTCTCCCTTTCGGTCCGCg ATGTATATGCTTTTAGCTCACCCAAAACCTCTTCTGCAACTCCTCGCCTTCCACTTTCCAAGCTTTCACCATGTGGGTCCGTTTTCGCCACTGGTTCTCCGCTTT TGATACAGAGAACTTGTTACCAAAAGCAGCCTGCAGGCAAAGCAATGTCATTTTCCATAAGATGTGAACAAGGCACCCAGGACAACAGTTTGGATGTATGGCTAGGCCGATTTGCAATGATTGGCTTTGCAGTGGCTATTACTGTTGAGATAACAACAGGCAAGGGACTTTTGGAG AATTTTGGGCTCACAAGTCCCCTGCCTACAGTAGCCTTGGCAGTTACAGCATTGGTGGGCGTTTTAACAGCAGTTTTTATCTTCCAGTCTGCTTCAAAAGATTGA